The genomic segment TAGCGTAGCCCGAAGCACGCCGACCTTGCCCACACGAGCGCAAGCGAAGTGTGGGCAAGGGCACGCCCAAAAAAATAATAAAAAATAGTAAATTCCTACTTTTTTCGCATAATGTAAATATGAGCAGGAGGAACGTTGAAAAAATGATAATCTTTTTTGTCAATAATAAAATAATGGCTAAAAAGCCTCTCTAACCTACGCGTATACTGTATCTGAATAAATAGCCCTTGATAAGAAAGTTGAGCAGCCACAGCATCTAATATACTATGCACTACCTTTTTATCCATGATGCTCAATGGTAAAACTGATACACAATAGTCAAAAACTATGTTAGGAAGATGATAAGGAATTTTATCAGCACTGTCTTGAATAATGTGTACATTTTTATGGTCTGCGTACTTTTGTTTAAGTTCCTGTGCAAATCCAGCAAGCAGCTCAAAAACATATAGATGCGCATCTAATGGCTTGTGTTCTACTAAAAAATGAGTAACGGCACCTTTGCCTGCACCAAGCTCTAATAAGCACCGAGTTTGCTCAAAACATATATACGAAATCATTTTACGCACAGTAGACCTACTGGTAGAAACAAGTGTGCCTGTGGTTCTCCAATGTTTTAAGTAGTCAAACATAGGTTCTTTACTTTTTTGTTACGAATTGGTCATCGGTTAAGCTGTGCAGAAAGGCAATTAAGTCCGCTTTTTGACTAGGCGATAAAATAAAACTACTCATTTGAGGGGCTTTATTGGGATGTGATTTGCCCCCAGTGGCGTAAAAATCAATCACTTCTTCTAATGTTCTAAATCTGCCATCATGCATATAAGGCGGAGTAATAGCCACATTACGCAACGAAGGAGTGATGAACTTACCTTTATCGGCTTCTTGCTTGGTGATATTATACAAGCCTTGATCTTTGTACTCTTCATCTAATCCAATGTTCATAAATTCACGATTGGTCAATAAATGCCCGTTATGACACTTTTGACATCCTATTTTGAAAGAGAAAAATAGAGCTCTACCTCGTTTTTGGGCAGGAGTGAGTGCCGTAGTGTCACCTTGTAAATCTCGGTCATAAGGGCTGCTAGTAGAAATAATAGTACGCTCAAAACAAGCTATGGCCGCACAAATAGTTCTTAAGTTAATTTCGCCGTAGCACTCCTTGAATAGTTTTTTGTATGTGGGATTGCTTTTAACTACCTGCACAATTTCTTTTTCAGTCATTCCCATTTCTTGGGGATGTAGAAGAGGTCCCAAGGCTTGCTCTTCTAAGCTTTTTGCTCTACCATCCATGAAAAAACGGTCCTGATACACTGCATTAAATATCATTGGGGTGTTGCGGATTGTTTTACCTTGATGAACTCCTTTTGAAACAGTATTTCCTGAATCGCTAAAAGCATATTGAGGTATATGACACGAAGCACAAGCAATTGTTTTATCTTTGGATAGACTTTTATCAAAAAATAACATTTTTCCTAACTGTACTCGCTTGTCTGTAAGAAGATTGTCCTTGGGAATGTGGTAGTTCTTTGGAAAATAGTTAGGAAAATTAAGCGTTATGGGCTGACCTGGATTAGTAGGTTGAGATATTTTGTTACAGGAAGATGCGGTTACGATTAAAATAAATGTGAGAAGGCTCAATAATACGCTTAAAACATGTCTTTTCATGGAAGTTTTATTCTTTTGTAGTGTTTTTTATAGCAACTACTTGTTTTATTTCAGGTATTGCTTTTTTGATAGCTTGCTCTATACCTGACTTCATGGTCATTTCGCTAAGATTGCACTCACCACATGAACCTAGTAGCTCAATTTCTACAACATTATCGGGGGTAATATTGACAAGTTTTACATCACCTCCATCACTTTGTAAATAAGGGCGGACTGTGTTTAGAATGCTTTCCACACGCTGTACTAAATCCATACGGCAAAAATACTTAAAATTTTGAAAAAGTGCTGTAAGAGCTTATTTTAGAATGTAGAATTTTACAGCTCTATTCCCAAGGCTTGAATTTTGCGTTCTAATTCAGCAGGCTTGATTCCTATTAGTTCGGCGGTTTTAAGTTTATCCCATTGATTTTGTTTTAGTTTATGAGATAAAAATACTCGTTCAGTATAGTTGATAAAATCTTTCAGCTGGTCAAATCGTTCGCATAGTTGAGTTAGTTCATTCGAGTTAGCTGGAGATGATTGCCCAACATAAGTGTGAACATCTTGTTCAGTAATGTTTTTGGGGCATAAAATAACCAATCTTTCTACTACATTTTTTAGTTCGCGTATGTTACCTCGCCAAGGTAATTTTTGTAGCGCTGCTATGGCTTCATTTGTAATTGTTTTGGTGGGTATTCCATATTCTTGACAAATATCCTTTAAGAAACTTTCTACGAGCAAAGGAATATCATCTATTCTTTCTTTGAGGGCAGGAACGTGAATTTCAATAGCATTTAATCTAAAAAATAAATCCTCACGAAAATTACCTTTTTCAATTTCTTTACGTAAGTCTTTGTTTGTAGCCGCAATTACTCGTACATCAATAGGGATTTCTTTTTCTCCGCCTACACGAGTAATTTTATTTTCTTGTAAGGCTCTTAGTACTTTAGCTTGGGCAGATAAGCTCATATCACCAATTTCATCTAAGAATAAAGTACCACCGTTAGCCTGTTCAAATTTTCCTATTCTTTGCTTGATAGCCGAAGTAAAAGAACCTTTTTCATGTCCAAATAACTCACTTTCTATTAATTCGGAGGGAATAGCGGCACAGTTTACTTCTACCATTGGTCCTTTGCTGCGTTGAGATTTTTCATGTATCCAGCGTGCAACTAACTCTTTACCTGTGCCATTACTACCTGTGATCATCACACGAGCATTGGTCGGCGCTACTTTATCTATCATTTCTAATACTTTTTTTATTCCTTCACTTTGTCCAATAATGGGAGTTATTTTACTTACTTTGCGCTTTAAGCTTTTAGTTTCAGAAACTAACGCAGTTCTATCTAAAGCATTCCTCACTGAAACTAATAGACGGTTGAGGTCTAGTGGCTTTTGGATAAAGTCATACGCACCTTTTTTTGTAGCTTGTACCGCCATATCCATGTCGGCATGCCCCGAAATCATAATAAAAGAGATATCAGGCTTGAGGGAAAGTGCTTCTTCTAGTACCTCAATACCATCTTTTTTGGGCATTTTTATATCACATAGTACTACGTTGTAGTCCTTTTTTTTGATTTTTTCTAAACCTATTTCACCGTTTTCTGCTTCATCTACTTGATAATTTTCGTATTGCAGAATATCTTTTAAGGTGTTGCGAATGCTTCGCTCGTCGTCAATGACCAATATGTTAGCACTCATATTGTTGAAGCTAAACAATATACAACAAAGATAACATGTATAAATTGCTCTTGCAAAAAGCGGTAGTTCAATTTGGATTTTTTGTTTTGTAATTTACTCACTTTGTATAAGTTAATGTTAGCAATTAACTTAATGATAACTTTAGGCGATCCGCTTTTACAGATCGCCCAAAAGCTTTTGTTAGAATGACTAAATTTTATTCAGGATAAAACCTTGGGTACTCGTATGTAATCACTGTCTTTTTTAGGAGCGTTACTTAATGCTTCTTGATGAGTGATTTCTTGTTTTACAATATCTTCTCTCAAATGGTTCACTTCATCTACGATATGGATAAGCGGTTCTACATTGGTTGTGTCTAGTTCATTGAGTTTATTTACGAAATTAAGAATCTGTGTTAAGTCTTGTTGAATTTGTGTCAGATCTTCTCCTTCAAATTCTAGTTTAGCAAGGTTAGCTAGTCTTCTGATAAGGTTTTCATCTATGTTCATAGTTTTACAAATTTGGGCTGGATGCAGAACTATCCAAAAATTCAAAAAAAGTATCTCCTCTAAGTCCAAGCCGTACGGTTTCCAAAGGGATAACATCATTAGGTGCAATGTTCCCTAAGTTGACGTTAGACCCGAGCAACTTGATAAACCATACCTGTTGTTCTTTTTTGGGGGCTTCAAAGATAATCTTTTCGGCGGAGATAGAGTTGAGAATTTCTTCAATCAAACCTTCGCGGACCTCACCTGTATTTCGGAATATGCCTGCATTTCCTCCTTCACGAGCTTCGGTAATGACTTTCCATGAACCTGCTTCTAATTCAGCCTTCATCATTTCAATCCATCGATAGGGCGCAATTACCCTATTAACATCTTTGCTACCCACTTCTGACAAAACAGTAAATTCTTGAGATAGTCGCTGAATATATTTTAATTTTTGTTCGTGTGGAATGTTGATACTTCCATCTGAAATTTCTGCATGCTGGAGTTTGTATTGATGAAGTATTCTAATATAGTCCTCAAATTGATTACGTACAACAAAAGCTTCAAATAGCGTCCCGCCAAAGTACACGGCAATACCTGCCGATTGATAGAGTGCAATTTTTTCAGCTAACTTTGGAGTAACGTAAGCCGTTCCCCATCCTAATTTGACTAAGTCAATGTAATCAGCAGCTACCGATAGCCATTGTTCTACTTCTAAAAGGCTAAAACCCTTGTCTAGGGCAAGGGTTATGCCATTTTGTCTTGGTTTTTGAGTTCGTTGGGGTATATTTTTGAGAAAAAAGTTCATAGTCAAATACAGTTAGATTATTTTTTTCTACGTTTGCCACTTCTACCAGATTTTTTTCCTGACCTACTCTCTCCTCCTCTTTCTCCACTAATTCCCCCTAATTGGGCATGAGTAGGATTTGGAGATAAATCCACTTTTCCATAGATTTCTCCTTTGTAAATCCATACTTTCACACCTATCACGCCATAAATAGTGTGTGCTTCAGCTAAAGCATAGTCAATATCAGCACGAAGAGTGTGCAATGGTATTTTACCTTCTTTATACTGTTCTACACGGGCCATTTCTGCACCCCCTAAGCGGCCAGAGCATTTAACCTTTATCCCTTCTGCACCTGCACGCATAGCCGAAGTAATAGCGCTTTTCATTGCTCTGCGAAAAGATATTCGGGCTTCTAGCTGTTGAGCAATCAATTCAGCCACTAAGCGAGCATCTAAATCAGGACGCTTGACTTCAGCAATGTTAATATTAACTTCTTTTCCCGTAAGCTTTTTAAGCTCTTCTCGAATAATATCTACTTCTTTTCCTCCTTTACCGATGATTATTCCAGGTTTAGAAGTATGAATAGTAATAGTGATTCTTTTTGCAGCTCGCTCAATGACAATTTTAGAAATACCCCCTCTTGGGATACGCACATGTAAGTACTTACGGATCTTCTCATCCTCAATGAGTTTGTCGGCGTAGTTTTTACCTCCGTACCAGTTTGATTCCCAACCTCTTATGATGCCTAATCTAAGTCCGATAGGATTGATTTTTTGTCCCATATTTTAATTTTCTTTATCTTTATTTTCTGTACTTTCAGAGTTTGTTGAAATTGTATTTTCTACTTGGTCAGCTATGTTTTCAATGGTTCGCATAGCATTCAATGGTAAAGCACTATCAATAGTTAAAACCACATGGTTTGAGCGTTTTCTTATCCGATATGCCCTACCCTGTGGAGCGGTCATCAATCTTTTTAATGTTCTGCCTTGATTTACTTGAATAGACTTAATTACCAAATCCCCTTCATCAAATTGGGCATCGGGATTATGGTGTTTCCATGCGTCTACCCCTGCTAATACTAATTTCCACAAAGGATAAGCACCTGCTCGTCTGTTAAACTGTAATATAGCAAGGGCAGCGTCCACAGTTTTGCCGCGAATTAAGTCAGCTACGCGGCGCATTTTACGTGGAGAGGTAGGATAGTGGTTTAGTTTTACCGTTACCTCTGTTTTTTGGGATTTAGCTTCTTTTCTCTTCTGAGCGGCATTCCACTTACGATTGCCCGTGTACGGCTTAGGGATGCCTGCGGCAATTTTCTCTCTACGAGTTAATTTTCTTGCTGTTTCCATCACTTTTTACCCTTATCTTTTGAACCTGCATGACCTTTGAAATTCCGAGTAGGAGCAAATTCACCGAGTTTATGCCCAACCATTTGGTCAGTAACATAAACAGGAATAAACTTGATGCCATTATGTACATTAAACGTATGACCTACAAAGTCAGGTGTAATTGTAGAGCGCCTTGACCAAGTTTTAATTGCTTTTTTAGTCTTGCTGTTGTTCATTTCAATAATTTTTTTCATTAACGAAGGATCAACAAACGGACCTTTTTTAACTGAACGTGGCATAGCTTCTATTTCCTCCTATCCTTAATAATATATTTGTTAGAATACTTCTTCTTGTTTCGGGTTTTATATCCTTTTGCAGGGATGCCTTTACGGCTACGTGGAATACCTCCACTTGCACGCCCTTCACCCCCTCCCATAGGATGGTCAACAGGATTCATAGAAACACCACGGTTTCTTGGGCGTCTACCTTTATGGCGACTTACACCTGCCTTTCCAAGCGAAACATTCATGTGATCTTCGTTGGATACTACGCCAATCGTTGCCATTCCCTCTGCCAATACTTTACGGGTTTCGCCCGAAGGTAAAGCTAATATCGCATATTTACCCTCTTTAGCCAAGAGCTGAGCATAAGTCCCTGCACTACGGGCTAATTGAGCACCTTTGCCAGGATGTAACTCTACACAATGAATAAATGTACCTAAGGGTATATTTTTCATTTTCATAGCGTTACCTATTTCAGGGGCTACGCTTTCCCCACTAATTAACTCCATACCTACTTTCAAGCCCTTAGGTGCAATAATATATCGTTTTTCCCCATCTTTGTATGCTACTAACGCAATACGCGCGCTGCGGTTAGGATCGTACTCTATTGATTTTACTGTACAAGGGACGTTAAACTTATCTCTCTTGAAGTCAATGATGCGATATCGGCGTTTATGTCCTCCGCCAATATACCGCATGGTCATTTTACCTTGATTGTTACGCCCTCCTGTACTTTTTAGCGGCGCTAACAAAGACTTCTCTGGAACATCAGTAGTTAAATCGTCGTTAGCAAGTACTGAACGATGACGAGTTCCAGGAGTTACTGGTTTTAATTTCTTGATTGCCATACTTAAAGTTCATTTAAGTTTGTCAAGCATTACTTCCGTAAATATCAATACTATTTCCTGCTTCTAACTCTACTCGTGCAATTTTGATTCGATTAGTTCTACCTACTGAAATACCCTTTTTAGTCATGCGAACCTTTTTCTTTCCCATACGAATCAATGTCCTTACATCTTTGACCTGCACATTGAACATTCTTTCTACGGCTTTTGCAATTTCTATTTTATTAGCACGCACATCTACCTCAAAGGTATAAACATTGTTTTTTTCCATTTGCTTGTTGCTCTTTTCAGTTACAATAAAGCGTTTTATTATCATCTTTATCCTCCTTTTTATTTGCTAATGTTTGATACAAAGTTATCCCATGCGTCTTTCATAATAATAATTTTGCCTGCATTCATAATGTTGTATGTGTGTAATTCAGTAGAGGTAATCACAGTTACATTTGGTAGATTGCGAGCAGATAAATATAAAGTGTGATTTTTTTCATACTGTGCGTCAAAAATAGCTTTTTGTGCGTTATAAGCTTCTATTTCAGCCATTAGTTTTTCTTTGTATTCTTTATAGGTTATGATTGGCTTTCGAGATTTTTTAGGAATGTATCCCTCTACGTATAGTCCTCTTTTTTTGCGAGTATCAGGGGCTTTGGGAAGTTGAGGTAAAGCAGGCAGAACAAAAAGTACTTTTTCTTCCTGAGCATTGAAAGCTTTGAGAAAATTCAAAAAGACTTTAGTTTTAGGCGCAGCTTCATTAGTCAAATTTTGGTAGGTAAAGTTTTCTACTACTAACAGATTGTTTTCTCTGATTTTATATATCATTGCTGAACGCCGTGCTAATATTTTTACTTTGTGATTGAGTTTGAAACGATAATCTCTGGGGCGAGGTCCAAATACTCTACCTCCGTGTCTCCATAGGGGCGAACGTTTATGTCCTGCACGCGCGTTACCTGTTCCTTTTTGCTTGTATGGTTTTTTAGTACTACCGCTTACTTCTCCCCTTTCTTTTGATTTATGAGTACCTTGGCGCTGATTAGCTAAATACTGCTTAACATCCAAGTAAATGGCATGGTCGTTCGGAGTAATTCCAAAAAGCTCATCAGAAACTTGGATGGATGATACAGGCTGACCATTTATATTGTACAGTGGAAGTTCCATATCCTTTGCCCTTTCTTGCTTTATTTTTCTACTTTGACGTAACTATTTTTATGTCCAGGTACACAACCCGATACAACAATTAAATTTTGTTCAGGTATGATTTTGAGAACAGTTAGGTTTAATACTTTTACTTTCCTATTTCCTGTTTGACCTGCCATGCGAAGCCCCTTAAACACCCGAGAAGGAAAAGATGAACCACCTAAGGATCCAGGTGCTC from the Bacteroidia bacterium genome contains:
- the rplV gene encoding 50S ribosomal protein L22, whose amino-acid sequence is MPKPYTGNRKWNAAQKRKEAKSQKTEVTVKLNHYPTSPRKMRRVADLIRGKTVDAALAILQFNRRAGAYPLWKLVLAGVDAWKHHNPDAQFDEGDLVIKSIQVNQGRTLKRLMTAPQGRAYRIRKRSNHVVLTIDSALPLNAMRTIENIADQVENTISTNSESTENKDKEN
- a CDS encoding methyltransferase domain-containing protein, coding for MFDYLKHWRTTGTLVSTSRSTVRKMISYICFEQTRCLLELGAGKGAVTHFLVEHKPLDAHLYVFELLAGFAQELKQKYADHKNVHIIQDSADKIPYHLPNIVFDYCVSVLPLSIMDKKVVHSILDAVAAQLSYQGLFIQIQYTRRLERLFSHYFIIDKKDYHFFNVPPAHIYIMRKK
- a CDS encoding c-type cytochrome; protein product: MKRHVLSVLLSLLTFILIVTASSCNKISQPTNPGQPITLNFPNYFPKNYHIPKDNLLTDKRVQLGKMLFFDKSLSKDKTIACASCHIPQYAFSDSGNTVSKGVHQGKTIRNTPMIFNAVYQDRFFMDGRAKSLEEQALGPLLHPQEMGMTEKEIVQVVKSNPTYKKLFKECYGEINLRTICAAIACFERTIISTSSPYDRDLQGDTTALTPAQKRGRALFFSFKIGCQKCHNGHLLTNREFMNIGLDEEYKDQGLYNITKQEADKGKFITPSLRNVAITPPYMHDGRFRTLEEVIDFYATGGKSHPNKAPQMSSFILSPSQKADLIAFLHSLTDDQFVTKK
- the rplD gene encoding 50S ribosomal protein L4; this encodes MELPLYNINGQPVSSIQVSDELFGITPNDHAIYLDVKQYLANQRQGTHKSKERGEVSGSTKKPYKQKGTGNARAGHKRSPLWRHGGRVFGPRPRDYRFKLNHKVKILARRSAMIYKIRENNLLVVENFTYQNLTNEAAPKTKVFLNFLKAFNAQEEKVLFVLPALPQLPKAPDTRKKRGLYVEGYIPKKSRKPIITYKEYKEKLMAEIEAYNAQKAIFDAQYEKNHTLYLSARNLPNVTVITSTELHTYNIMNAGKIIIMKDAWDNFVSNISK
- the rpsS gene encoding 30S ribosomal protein S19, which translates into the protein MPRSVKKGPFVDPSLMKKIIEMNNSKTKKAIKTWSRRSTITPDFVGHTFNVHNGIKFIPVYVTDQMVGHKLGEFAPTRNFKGHAGSKDKGKK
- a CDS encoding NifU family protein; this encodes MDLVQRVESILNTVRPYLQSDGGDVKLVNITPDNVVEIELLGSCGECNLSEMTMKSGIEQAIKKAIPEIKQVVAIKNTTKE
- the rplW gene encoding 50S ribosomal protein L23; translation: MIIKRFIVTEKSNKQMEKNNVYTFEVDVRANKIEIAKAVERMFNVQVKDVRTLIRMGKKKVRMTKKGISVGRTNRIKIARVELEAGNSIDIYGSNA
- a CDS encoding sigma-54 dependent transcriptional regulator; translated protein: MSANILVIDDERSIRNTLKDILQYENYQVDEAENGEIGLEKIKKKDYNVVLCDIKMPKKDGIEVLEEALSLKPDISFIMISGHADMDMAVQATKKGAYDFIQKPLDLNRLLVSVRNALDRTALVSETKSLKRKVSKITPIIGQSEGIKKVLEMIDKVAPTNARVMITGSNGTGKELVARWIHEKSQRSKGPMVEVNCAAIPSELIESELFGHEKGSFTSAIKQRIGKFEQANGGTLFLDEIGDMSLSAQAKVLRALQENKITRVGGEKEIPIDVRVIAATNKDLRKEIEKGNFREDLFFRLNAIEIHVPALKERIDDIPLLVESFLKDICQEYGIPTKTITNEAIAALQKLPWRGNIRELKNVVERLVILCPKNITEQDVHTYVGQSSPANSNELTQLCERFDQLKDFINYTERVFLSHKLKQNQWDKLKTAELIGIKPAELERKIQALGIEL
- a CDS encoding phosphosulfolactate synthase: MNFFLKNIPQRTQKPRQNGITLALDKGFSLLEVEQWLSVAADYIDLVKLGWGTAYVTPKLAEKIALYQSAGIAVYFGGTLFEAFVVRNQFEDYIRILHQYKLQHAEISDGSINIPHEQKLKYIQRLSQEFTVLSEVGSKDVNRVIAPYRWIEMMKAELEAGSWKVITEAREGGNAGIFRNTGEVREGLIEEILNSISAEKIIFEAPKKEQQVWFIKLLGSNVNLGNIAPNDVIPLETVRLGLRGDTFFEFLDSSASSPNL
- the rplB gene encoding 50S ribosomal protein L2 — its product is MAIKKLKPVTPGTRHRSVLANDDLTTDVPEKSLLAPLKSTGGRNNQGKMTMRYIGGGHKRRYRIIDFKRDKFNVPCTVKSIEYDPNRSARIALVAYKDGEKRYIIAPKGLKVGMELISGESVAPEIGNAMKMKNIPLGTFIHCVELHPGKGAQLARSAGTYAQLLAKEGKYAILALPSGETRKVLAEGMATIGVVSNEDHMNVSLGKAGVSRHKGRRPRNRGVSMNPVDHPMGGGEGRASGGIPRSRKGIPAKGYKTRNKKKYSNKYIIKDRRK
- the rpsC gene encoding 30S ribosomal protein S3, with translation MGQKINPIGLRLGIIRGWESNWYGGKNYADKLIEDEKIRKYLHVRIPRGGISKIVIERAAKRITITIHTSKPGIIIGKGGKEVDIIREELKKLTGKEVNINIAEVKRPDLDARLVAELIAQQLEARISFRRAMKSAITSAMRAGAEGIKVKCSGRLGGAEMARVEQYKEGKIPLHTLRADIDYALAEAHTIYGVIGVKVWIYKGEIYGKVDLSPNPTHAQLGGISGERGGESRSGKKSGRSGKRRKK
- the gatC gene encoding Asp-tRNA(Asn)/Glu-tRNA(Gln) amidotransferase subunit GatC, with protein sequence MNIDENLIRRLANLAKLEFEGEDLTQIQQDLTQILNFVNKLNELDTTNVEPLIHIVDEVNHLREDIVKQEITHQEALSNAPKKDSDYIRVPKVLS